The following proteins come from a genomic window of Candidatus Thiodiazotropha sp. CDECU1:
- a CDS encoding DUF3187 family protein, with product MIANLRTAFYIILLGSLPCYPALAESGHVDPFHVRNMNPFTQIFGLPTASSSHLLARHESYLQLNGDVANNSIQSDSDGERIRLDGETYRMALIWKRGIAEDWQIGIELPYLIHYEGAMDGMIENWHDIFGLSNADREDWPRNRLVYRYENNEGEQVLVNRNRNGVGDLVLSLSHAPVWDLGSHRRIALHASLKLPTGDADELLGSGSVDLALWVSGWEQRSVWRWPLEIYGQAGVLLKGEADLLQDLQRDVVFFGALGLGWRAYNWLDLKAQVDAHSSHYDSDLDQLGGAALLLTVGGSIHLDGDSRRIDISIGENLTTDTVPDFMINLAYVHDFDFAQNP from the coding sequence TTGATAGCCAACTTGCGTACTGCTTTTTATATCATCCTGTTGGGATCTCTTCCCTGTTACCCGGCACTCGCTGAGAGTGGACACGTCGATCCATTCCATGTACGCAATATGAACCCGTTTACTCAGATCTTTGGTCTGCCCACGGCCAGCTCATCCCATCTCCTGGCCAGGCATGAATCCTATCTGCAGTTGAATGGGGATGTGGCCAACAATTCCATACAGAGTGACTCTGATGGCGAGCGGATCAGGCTGGATGGGGAGACCTACAGGATGGCACTCATATGGAAGCGGGGGATTGCCGAGGATTGGCAGATTGGAATTGAACTGCCATACCTGATTCATTATGAAGGCGCGATGGATGGCATGATTGAGAATTGGCACGATATCTTCGGATTGTCCAATGCAGATCGTGAAGACTGGCCCAGGAATCGCCTGGTGTATCGTTATGAAAATAACGAGGGTGAGCAGGTGCTGGTCAATCGAAACCGGAATGGGGTAGGGGATCTGGTGCTCTCCCTATCCCATGCACCGGTATGGGATCTCGGCAGCCACAGGCGAATAGCCCTGCATGCAAGCCTCAAGCTGCCTACCGGAGATGCGGATGAACTGCTGGGAAGCGGGTCTGTGGACCTGGCGCTCTGGGTAAGCGGCTGGGAGCAGAGAAGCGTCTGGCGCTGGCCGCTGGAAATCTATGGGCAGGCGGGGGTCCTGCTAAAAGGCGAAGCTGATCTATTACAGGATTTACAGCGGGATGTGGTTTTTTTCGGTGCCTTGGGGCTAGGTTGGCGAGCATATAACTGGTTGGATCTGAAGGCACAGGTCGATGCCCACTCTTCCCATTATGACAGCGATCTTGATCAACTCGGTGGAGCTGCCTTGCTGCTGACGGTTGGTGGCTCAATCCACCTGGATGGGGATTCCCGGCGTATCGATATCTCAATCGGGGAAAATCTCACCACCGATACGGTGCCGGATTTTATGATTAATCTGGCCTATGTACACGATTTTGACTTCGCGCAAAATCCCTAG
- a CDS encoding AgmX/PglI C-terminal domain-containing protein: MSSAYRHSNYLPWYTASADERRFQIISLVVLIIALLLGTIIPIIELPEKERFKKQTLPPRLARLILEQKKEPPKPKKIVKKKLPEPEKKKPEKKPEEKKKPEPKKKPEKQVVKKKPTKQDARKKAASAGLLAFADQLADLREEQIESNVRGSQRLSTTGKKTYRNQRSIISSGVTSGSGGINTAALSRGTGGTGLSSRKTTEVESAAISDETKAAARSGGKGKDYKGFRTREEIQLVFDQNKGAVYALYNRALRKDPSLRGKVVLELTITPAGKVTKCVILSSELNDPKLERKLVSRIKLFKFPAKDVDTAVVSYPIDFLPS; the protein is encoded by the coding sequence GTGAGCTCCGCCTACCGACACTCCAATTATCTGCCCTGGTATACCGCATCGGCCGACGAGCGGCGATTTCAGATTATCAGCCTGGTGGTGCTCATCATCGCCCTGCTGTTAGGTACCATCATACCGATAATCGAACTGCCGGAGAAAGAACGGTTCAAGAAACAGACCCTGCCGCCCCGTCTGGCGAGATTGATCCTGGAACAGAAAAAGGAGCCTCCCAAACCGAAGAAGATCGTCAAGAAGAAACTGCCGGAACCGGAGAAGAAGAAACCGGAGAAGAAGCCTGAAGAGAAGAAAAAACCGGAGCCAAAGAAAAAACCGGAAAAGCAGGTGGTGAAAAAGAAGCCGACTAAACAGGATGCGCGCAAGAAAGCTGCGAGCGCCGGCCTACTCGCCTTTGCCGATCAGTTGGCCGACCTGCGCGAAGAGCAGATCGAATCGAATGTCCGTGGAAGTCAGAGACTCTCTACCACCGGCAAAAAGACCTATCGCAATCAACGCTCGATCATCTCCTCCGGCGTCACCAGTGGCAGCGGCGGCATCAATACAGCGGCCCTGAGCAGGGGTACCGGTGGCACCGGCCTCTCTAGCCGAAAGACCACCGAGGTAGAGAGTGCCGCCATCAGCGATGAGACCAAGGCGGCGGCTCGGAGCGGTGGAAAAGGCAAAGACTACAAGGGATTCCGTACCCGGGAAGAGATTCAGCTGGTGTTCGACCAGAACAAGGGTGCTGTCTACGCCCTCTATAACCGCGCCTTGCGAAAGGATCCCTCTCTGCGCGGCAAGGTGGTGTTGGAGTTGACCATAACACCTGCGGGAAAGGTGACCAAGTGCGTCATCCTCTCATCCGAGCTCAACGATCCGAAACTGGAGCGCAAGCTGGTGTCACGTATCAAGCTGTTTAAGTTCCCCGCCAAGGATGTGGATACCGCAGTGGTCTCCTATCCCATCGACTTCCTGCCCTCCTGA
- a CDS encoding tetratricopeptide repeat protein has translation MLPGLTSRLLLTLSLTIPLCATADIRTGEPEELRDLHYGDALFQLYQQNYFPAIVRILAARKQGLMQAYADEPELLLGGLYLAYGMPNTAEALFNRILQNSESSQVMNRAWLQLGKSRHRRGNMGAAKSALNQIGEQLAADASDEKHHLSGLIGLLQKNESDALADLNKISQQSEWTLYGRFNQAIGYLRTDQQEQGLALLREIGSGIDENDDIEAKSIRDRANLAMGYLLLELQQPENAQQALQRVRLNSPASSQALLGLGWASLQLGQQEQALAPWQILAGRNASDPAVLEAKLAIPYVLSQLEAEQQSLQGYRDAIATYDASLDQLDQLLSQVRDSGFPDNLLGDDTGAGDSESAMRSLLSFVLSGNTFQERLQDYQDLGHMESNLQQWREKISSYQTMLNNQQTAYNQKLPRVDEHLKGENLREVVAKKEQLKTLYDQVATTEEPPYALANPQEKGWIERINRIKRIIKEHGAGGDLAPQKEMARLMEGILTWRIATEHPARVWSLKKQMIELEQNLEMAHQKETELAKARAEAEGRFDAFSTRIKQLEQELPGLHRQVKVLRQDEAGLLREMALERLERRRSLINSYLVQARFGVANLLDISTARAGGEE, from the coding sequence GTGCTACCTGGCCTTACTTCCCGCCTCCTACTCACGCTCTCTCTCACCATACCACTCTGCGCTACCGCGGATATCCGTACTGGTGAACCTGAGGAACTGCGTGACCTGCATTATGGCGATGCCCTGTTCCAGCTCTATCAGCAGAACTACTTTCCGGCAATAGTTCGCATCCTTGCTGCCAGAAAACAGGGCTTGATGCAGGCCTATGCAGATGAACCCGAGTTACTTCTCGGTGGACTCTATCTTGCCTATGGCATGCCAAATACAGCAGAAGCGCTGTTCAATCGAATTCTACAAAACAGCGAATCTTCGCAAGTGATGAATCGCGCCTGGTTACAACTGGGTAAATCCCGCCACCGCCGGGGTAACATGGGCGCCGCAAAAAGCGCCTTGAATCAGATCGGTGAACAACTGGCAGCCGATGCCAGTGATGAAAAACACCATTTGAGCGGCCTTATCGGTCTGTTGCAAAAAAACGAATCCGACGCCCTTGCCGACCTCAACAAGATATCTCAACAGAGTGAATGGACGCTCTACGGCCGGTTCAATCAGGCCATCGGCTACCTGCGCACCGATCAACAGGAGCAGGGATTGGCTCTACTCCGGGAGATCGGTAGCGGAATCGATGAAAATGATGACATTGAGGCAAAATCCATCCGGGATAGAGCAAATCTCGCCATGGGTTATCTGCTGTTGGAACTACAGCAACCCGAGAATGCCCAACAGGCGCTGCAACGGGTTCGCCTCAACAGCCCTGCCAGCAGTCAGGCGCTGCTGGGTTTGGGCTGGGCCTCACTCCAACTGGGTCAACAGGAGCAGGCACTGGCGCCCTGGCAGATCCTGGCCGGGCGCAATGCCAGCGATCCGGCTGTACTGGAAGCCAAGCTCGCCATTCCCTATGTGCTCTCCCAGCTAGAGGCGGAGCAGCAATCATTGCAGGGCTATCGTGATGCGATAGCAACCTATGACGCCTCGCTGGATCAGTTGGATCAGTTGCTCAGCCAGGTTCGGGATAGCGGGTTCCCGGACAACCTGTTGGGCGATGACACCGGCGCCGGCGACTCCGAATCAGCAATGCGCTCACTGTTGTCATTTGTTCTCTCTGGAAATACCTTTCAGGAACGTCTCCAGGACTATCAGGACTTGGGACATATGGAGAGTAATCTACAGCAGTGGCGGGAAAAAATTAGCTCCTATCAGACAATGCTGAATAACCAACAAACGGCATACAACCAGAAACTGCCCCGTGTTGATGAGCATTTGAAAGGCGAGAATCTGAGAGAGGTGGTTGCCAAAAAAGAGCAGTTAAAAACACTCTATGACCAGGTTGCGACCACGGAAGAGCCACCCTATGCCCTCGCAAATCCCCAGGAGAAGGGCTGGATTGAGCGAATCAATCGAATAAAACGGATCATCAAAGAACACGGCGCGGGCGGAGATCTGGCACCACAAAAAGAGATGGCACGGCTGATGGAGGGTATTCTCACTTGGCGGATTGCCACTGAACACCCGGCAAGAGTCTGGTCGCTGAAGAAGCAGATGATCGAATTGGAACAAAACCTCGAGATGGCACATCAAAAGGAGACTGAATTGGCCAAGGCCCGTGCTGAGGCTGAGGGACGTTTCGATGCATTTTCCACGCGAATCAAACAACTCGAACAGGAACTCCCAGGGCTGCATAGACAGGTGAAGGTGTTACGCCAAGACGAGGCCGGGTTGTTGCGCGAGATGGCACTAGAAAGACTCGAACGACGGCGCAGTCTAATCAACAGCTATCTGGTCCAGGCCAGGTTTGGCGTCGCCAACCTGCTGGATATCAGTACCGCACGAGCAGGAGGAGAGGAATGA
- a CDS encoding tetratricopeptide repeat protein has product MRSTSLPVRSSAIIRLVCATVVSALIVSGCSGTPAMVKATETEQKAAATAPSVKPSSAEPQQQRRFDAAVALMRKDDIVKAKQSLQALIDQNPGLAGPYINLGIIQLNEGEPSKAEQSFTTALQLKPDSSPAHNQLGVALRMQGKFQEAEQAYQSALEIKPDYQLAHRNLGILYDLYLSKPKLALRHYKRCQVLSGSDDKQLGGWILDLERRIKSTK; this is encoded by the coding sequence ATGCGATCAACTAGTCTCCCTGTTCGATCCAGTGCAATCATCAGGCTCGTCTGCGCCACAGTTGTCTCCGCCCTGATTGTTTCAGGGTGCAGCGGCACACCCGCTATGGTCAAAGCCACAGAGACTGAGCAGAAAGCTGCTGCTACCGCTCCCAGCGTAAAGCCGAGCAGCGCAGAACCACAGCAGCAAAGGCGATTCGACGCGGCGGTGGCGCTGATGCGAAAAGACGATATCGTCAAAGCGAAACAGAGCCTGCAGGCATTGATCGATCAGAATCCCGGTTTGGCGGGACCCTATATCAATCTGGGGATCATCCAGTTGAACGAAGGTGAGCCGAGCAAAGCCGAACAGTCATTCACCACCGCCTTGCAGCTGAAGCCCGACAGCTCACCCGCGCACAACCAACTGGGTGTTGCGCTGAGGATGCAGGGGAAATTCCAGGAGGCGGAGCAGGCCTACCAATCGGCGCTTGAGATCAAGCCCGACTACCAGCTGGCTCACCGCAACCTGGGCATACTCTACGATCTCTATCTGAGCAAACCGAAACTGGCACTGCGACACTATAAACGCTGTCAGGTATTGAGTGGCTCCGATGACAAACAGCTTGGCGGTTGGATTCTCGATCTTGAACGACGTATCAAGTCAACAAAGTAA
- a CDS encoding MotA/TolQ/ExbB proton channel family protein: MELIDPIIRFFQEGGLFMYPILLIFAGGVAIAIERWVYLTIQTGSNKRIWKRVLPHLNDGDFKSAMSAANKSKTAIGTMLTYGLARARTARRRDDVEVAMEEGLMEAIPRMEKRTHYLSTLANIATLLGLLGTIIGLIQAFTAVSNADPAEKADLLSASISVAMNTTAFGLMAAIPLLLVYALLQSKTTAIVDSLEMASVKFLNIFSEQAFSTRSKA, from the coding sequence ATGGAGCTCATTGATCCTATCATCCGATTTTTTCAGGAAGGCGGACTATTTATGTACCCAATCCTGCTGATCTTTGCAGGCGGTGTGGCGATAGCCATCGAACGCTGGGTCTATCTGACCATACAGACCGGCAGCAACAAGCGTATCTGGAAAAGGGTCCTGCCCCATCTCAACGACGGCGACTTCAAGTCGGCCATGTCCGCCGCGAATAAATCCAAGACCGCCATCGGCACCATGCTGACCTACGGTCTGGCCCGGGCACGTACCGCGAGGCGCCGGGACGATGTGGAGGTGGCCATGGAGGAGGGCTTGATGGAAGCGATCCCGCGCATGGAAAAACGCACTCACTATCTCAGCACCCTGGCCAACATCGCCACCCTGCTCGGCCTGTTGGGCACCATCATCGGTCTGATCCAGGCCTTTACCGCGGTCTCCAACGCCGATCCCGCGGAGAAGGCGGACCTGCTCTCGGCCAGTATTTCGGTGGCCATGAACACCACCGCCTTTGGACTGATGGCGGCGATCCCGCTGTTGCTGGTGTACGCCCTGCTGCAGAGTAAGACCACCGCCATCGTCGACAGCCTGGAGATGGCCTCGGTGAAGTTCCTCAACATCTTCAGTGAACAGGCATTCAGTACACGGAGCAAGGCATGA
- a CDS encoding AraC family transcriptional regulator, with product MKTLIRNAILLLCCLGFSLSAEPLSDKGKGLDTQVEDLKKAVIQLNRELFILEEELLFPGNTQVSIFLSLDIGNYFKLDSVQLHIDNKELTNHLYTEREVKALQRGGVQRLYLGNLKAGEHELVAFFTGVGPKGRDYKRGATVSFNKGIGPKYLELKIVDSVALQQPDFEVREWE from the coding sequence TTGAAGACCTTAATCCGAAATGCAATTCTACTCCTGTGCTGCCTCGGTTTCTCTCTCTCTGCTGAGCCCTTGAGTGATAAGGGTAAGGGACTTGATACACAGGTCGAGGATCTGAAAAAGGCTGTTATCCAACTCAATCGCGAACTCTTCATCCTGGAGGAGGAACTACTATTCCCAGGAAATACACAGGTATCCATCTTCCTCTCCCTGGATATCGGCAACTACTTCAAGCTTGACTCTGTGCAACTGCATATCGATAACAAGGAGCTCACCAACCACCTCTATACAGAACGCGAGGTCAAAGCCCTGCAACGGGGGGGTGTGCAACGGCTCTATCTGGGAAATCTCAAGGCAGGCGAGCATGAACTGGTTGCCTTCTTCACCGGGGTCGGTCCGAAGGGAAGAGATTACAAACGGGGTGCGACTGTCAGTTTCAACAAAGGGATCGGCCCGAAATACCTGGAGTTAAAGATCGTTGACAGTGTCGCCTTGCAACAGCCGGACTTCGAAGTCCGGGAGTGGGAGTGA
- a CDS encoding FAD:protein FMN transferase, with protein MRTVYRLLLLLTALACFQSVHAAWVSGEEAIMGTRISVQLWHQDKDQGKAAIEAVMEEFRRLDRKLSPYIDSSELSLVNRMASLEPLVISEEFFRLLETSLEYSALTEGAFDITFASIGHRYDYRKGIKPTESLIDRSLPLINHRNIRLDADRGTVFFEKQGVRIDLGGIAKGYAVDRGMQLLQRRGVQHALISAGGDSRLLGDHRGRPWHIGVQAPRDKGNMAAVLPIADSAISTSGDYERFFERDGIRYHHIISPDTGRSADNLQSVTIIGPNATRTDALSTSVFVLGTEKGMALINRLHDVETIIIDKHGKMITSDGLADLTQ; from the coding sequence ATGCGAACCGTCTATAGACTTTTACTGCTGTTGACGGCGCTCGCCTGTTTCCAGTCGGTGCACGCGGCCTGGGTCAGCGGAGAGGAAGCGATCATGGGCACTCGGATCAGTGTCCAGCTCTGGCACCAGGATAAGGATCAGGGCAAGGCGGCGATCGAGGCCGTGATGGAGGAGTTTCGACGCCTCGACAGAAAACTGAGCCCCTACATCGATAGCAGCGAGCTTTCCCTGGTCAACCGCATGGCCTCACTCGAACCCCTGGTTATCTCAGAGGAGTTCTTCCGCCTTCTCGAGACCTCCCTCGAATACTCCGCGCTGACTGAAGGCGCCTTCGATATCACCTTCGCCTCCATCGGCCACCGCTATGACTATCGCAAGGGAATCAAACCGACCGAATCCCTGATCGACCGCTCCCTGCCCCTGATCAACCACCGCAACATTCGGCTCGACGCGGATAGAGGCACAGTCTTCTTCGAAAAGCAGGGGGTACGCATCGACCTCGGCGGCATCGCCAAAGGCTACGCCGTCGATCGGGGCATGCAACTGCTGCAGCGCAGAGGCGTACAACATGCGTTGATCAGCGCGGGTGGCGACAGCCGTCTGCTGGGCGATCATCGGGGCAGGCCCTGGCATATCGGTGTCCAGGCGCCCCGGGACAAAGGCAACATGGCGGCTGTGCTACCCATTGCCGATAGTGCCATCTCAACGTCGGGAGATTACGAACGTTTCTTTGAACGGGATGGGATCCGCTATCACCATATCATCAGCCCGGATACGGGACGTTCTGCCGATAACCTGCAAAGCGTCACGATTATCGGTCCCAATGCCACCCGCACCGATGCCCTCTCCACCAGCGTCTTTGTACTCGGCACGGAAAAGGGAATGGCGCTGATCAATCGGCTGCATGATGTGGAAACCATTATCATCGACAAGCATGGAAAGATGATTACATCAGACGGCCTTGCCGATCTGACGCAATAG
- a CDS encoding ExbD/TolR family protein → MKMSRRAKRMDRHHRRNKGHAVLNLVSLMDIFTILVFFLLVNSGEVQVLPNAKALSLPESVATLKPRETLVVMVNHDEILVQGYRVMDLSQPLPRGTTLPALKNELQRHADRSKSKVINPEEPFKGKITIMGEKTIPYTLLKRVMATCAESDYPHVSLAVLRKNEKANGANGGQPL, encoded by the coding sequence ATGAAGATGTCGCGCCGTGCCAAACGCATGGATCGCCACCATCGGCGAAACAAGGGTCATGCGGTACTGAACCTGGTCTCCCTGATGGATATCTTTACCATCCTGGTGTTCTTCCTGCTGGTCAATTCCGGCGAGGTTCAAGTATTGCCCAACGCCAAGGCATTGAGCCTACCCGAGTCGGTGGCAACCCTGAAACCCAGGGAGACCCTGGTGGTGATGGTCAATCACGATGAAATCCTGGTACAGGGATATCGGGTTATGGACCTTTCTCAACCCTTGCCAAGGGGGACCACGCTACCAGCCCTGAAAAATGAACTGCAACGCCATGCCGACAGGTCCAAATCCAAGGTGATCAACCCGGAGGAACCCTTTAAAGGCAAGATCACCATCATGGGTGAGAAGACGATTCCCTACACCCTACTGAAACGCGTCATGGCCACCTGTGCCGAGTCGGATTACCCCCATGTCTCCCTCGCGGTATTGAGAAAGAATGAAAAGGCCAATGGAGCCAATGGAGGACAGCCGTTGTGA
- a CDS encoding tetratricopeptide repeat protein, giving the protein MRLSFSIALLGALLYGCSNMPMIGKSKPDEPTLADIQKQPVKVEKKALSPTDRNEVIENYRAILQLNPDQRLNSEATRRLADLELERSETKLLDSTDEPIPSDAELDKSIKLYESLLRKDPNYASRDLVLYQLARAYELKGDLNAMMLTLRALITQYPDSPHWQEAQFRRGEHFFVSQQFDNAESSYNAILKQRQETPYYDRALFKHGWSLFKQQNIEKGLDSFTQLLDRNLGDAPEADVSKLSPADQKLLKETIRVISLTFSELGGAKRISRYFDTKGHRNYEYMIYQGLGDLYLKQERIQDAADAYLAFVDFSPDHPQSPRLSVKVVDIYTENDFPGRAIESKKAFVQHYAVGSDAWKKQDQKNQAWLNQQLRNYLKELAEYHHALAQQYKKSKDKKLAAQQAKQGAEAAHWYRLYLDTFADDPTAGSISFLLGELLFELKKYPEAVTAYEDSAYRLPAHDKQAEAGYAALLAYAEHKKSLAENRQQAWSRQGVESALKFCDIFPKDSRRASVLTEAADQLLQLKEIGRARGAALQVTNLKPPAEKKLLRTAWTIAAHAAFEQKDYQAAEKAYQQALVLMPNKAKERKPLEERLAASIYQQGTTLRSQGDNKGAAQAFMRIAKQAPKASIIATAEYDAAASLIAAGDWAGSVKILESYKAKYPKDKLIPEVNSKLAVAYMETKQPLKAAAELATLSTQAGSPELRREAGWRSAELYEKAGKQKQAIAAYKRYVKNFPAPLDQAMEGGQKLVELYHKGGETGKRDWWLKELIQLDARAGKQRSDRTRYLAAQASLRLAEANLQGFRRIKLKAPLEKNLKRKKQQMQTAISAYKKAIKYDVAEVTTTATYQIAKMYQQFGTDLMESERPKGLNAEELEQYEILLEEQAYPFEEKAINLYETNVERVSNGIYDEWVRKSFDALAKLLPGRYAKQEQREAWIDAIN; this is encoded by the coding sequence ATGAGGCTCTCTTTCTCGATCGCTCTGCTTGGCGCACTACTCTATGGCTGCTCGAATATGCCCATGATAGGTAAATCAAAACCTGATGAACCTACCCTGGCAGATATCCAAAAGCAGCCGGTAAAGGTTGAAAAAAAGGCCCTCTCCCCCACTGATCGCAACGAAGTCATCGAAAATTATCGCGCCATTCTGCAGCTTAATCCCGATCAGCGTCTGAATAGTGAAGCGACCCGTCGCCTGGCAGATCTTGAGTTGGAACGTAGTGAAACAAAACTATTGGATTCCACAGACGAACCAATCCCCAGCGATGCTGAACTAGACAAATCCATAAAACTTTATGAATCCCTGTTACGTAAGGATCCTAACTATGCATCCCGTGACCTGGTTCTCTATCAGCTGGCCAGGGCCTATGAGTTGAAGGGCGACTTAAACGCCATGATGCTGACTCTGCGCGCCCTGATTACACAATACCCCGACAGTCCCCACTGGCAAGAGGCCCAGTTCCGACGCGGTGAACACTTCTTCGTCTCGCAGCAGTTCGATAATGCCGAATCATCCTACAATGCCATTCTGAAACAACGTCAGGAGACACCCTACTACGACCGGGCGTTGTTCAAACACGGTTGGTCACTGTTTAAGCAACAAAACATCGAAAAGGGCCTCGATTCATTCACTCAATTGCTTGATCGCAACCTAGGTGATGCCCCGGAGGCCGATGTCAGCAAACTCTCTCCCGCCGATCAGAAACTATTAAAAGAGACCATCAGGGTGATCAGCCTGACCTTCTCTGAACTCGGTGGCGCAAAGCGCATCAGCCGTTACTTTGACACTAAAGGTCATCGCAACTACGAGTATATGATCTACCAGGGACTGGGTGATCTCTACCTTAAGCAAGAGCGTATCCAGGACGCGGCCGATGCCTATCTTGCCTTCGTAGACTTCTCTCCCGACCACCCCCAATCGCCCCGCTTGTCGGTGAAGGTGGTCGATATCTATACCGAAAACGACTTCCCGGGACGGGCAATAGAGAGTAAGAAAGCCTTTGTCCAACACTATGCTGTGGGCAGCGATGCCTGGAAGAAACAGGATCAGAAGAATCAGGCATGGTTGAATCAGCAGCTGCGCAACTATCTCAAAGAGCTTGCCGAATATCACCATGCGCTGGCGCAGCAATACAAAAAGAGCAAGGATAAAAAACTGGCTGCACAGCAGGCCAAACAGGGTGCCGAAGCAGCACACTGGTATCGGCTCTATCTGGATACCTTTGCCGACGATCCCACCGCAGGCAGTATCAGTTTCCTCCTCGGCGAGCTGTTGTTCGAGCTGAAAAAATATCCCGAAGCCGTGACCGCCTATGAGGACAGCGCCTACCGATTACCTGCCCACGACAAGCAGGCCGAGGCAGGGTATGCCGCCCTACTCGCCTATGCCGAGCATAAAAAAAGTCTGGCGGAAAATAGACAGCAGGCATGGAGTCGGCAGGGGGTGGAGAGTGCGCTGAAGTTCTGCGATATCTTCCCCAAGGATTCCCGGCGGGCCTCGGTCTTGACAGAGGCGGCCGATCAACTGCTGCAACTCAAGGAGATCGGACGCGCGCGTGGCGCCGCGTTGCAAGTCACCAATCTAAAACCGCCGGCGGAGAAGAAGCTGCTGCGCACCGCCTGGACCATTGCCGCCCACGCCGCCTTTGAACAGAAAGATTACCAGGCTGCGGAAAAGGCCTACCAGCAGGCACTGGTACTGATGCCCAATAAAGCCAAGGAAAGGAAACCCCTTGAGGAGAGGCTGGCTGCCAGTATCTACCAACAAGGCACCACCCTGCGTTCCCAGGGCGACAATAAAGGTGCGGCTCAGGCGTTTATGCGCATTGCCAAGCAGGCCCCCAAAGCCTCGATAATAGCCACTGCCGAGTACGATGCCGCCGCCAGCCTGATTGCCGCCGGTGACTGGGCAGGCTCGGTTAAAATCCTCGAATCCTACAAGGCGAAATATCCGAAGGATAAGTTGATACCGGAGGTCAACAGTAAACTCGCCGTTGCCTATATGGAGACCAAGCAGCCACTCAAAGCGGCCGCGGAGCTTGCCACTCTATCCACCCAGGCCGGCTCCCCCGAGTTACGCCGTGAAGCCGGCTGGCGCTCAGCGGAGCTGTATGAGAAAGCGGGCAAGCAGAAGCAGGCGATCGCCGCCTACAAACGCTACGTGAAGAACTTCCCTGCCCCCCTCGATCAGGCGATGGAGGGGGGGCAAAAGCTGGTCGAGCTCTATCACAAGGGGGGCGAGACAGGAAAGCGGGACTGGTGGTTGAAAGAGTTGATCCAGCTCGATGCTCGTGCCGGAAAACAGCGTAGCGACCGCACCCGCTATCTGGCTGCACAGGCATCCCTGCGCCTGGCCGAGGCGAACCTGCAGGGCTTTCGTCGCATCAAGTTGAAGGCCCCGCTGGAGAAGAATCTGAAACGTAAAAAACAGCAGATGCAGACAGCCATCAGCGCCTACAAAAAGGCCATCAAGTATGACGTGGCGGAGGTGACAACCACTGCCACCTACCAGATCGCAAAGATGTATCAGCAATTCGGTACTGATCTGATGGAATCCGAAAGACCCAAGGGGTTGAATGCGGAAGAGTTGGAACAGTATGAGATCCTCCTGGAAGAGCAGGCCTATCCCTTCGAGGAGAAGGCCATCAACCTCTACGAAACGAACGTGGAGAGGGTATCCAACGGCATCTATGATGAGTGGGTGAGGAAGAGTTTCGATGCACTGGCGAAGTTGTTACCCGGACGTTATGCCAAACAAGAGCAGCGGGAGGCGTGGATTGATGCGATCAACTAG
- a CDS encoding ExbD/TolR family protein: MRERLRRHRHGEELNITPFLNLMVILIPFLLITAAFSRFSIIELYLPPASEGTLKAIKELQLEVIIRKNSLEVADRQGGLIRRIKNTPEGYDVKGLNELLVQIKVRFHDKRNIFILSEPNTNYETMVQVMDAVRMTENMEAGAVVQYELFPDIALGDAPPVAEQKQDEGNAS; the protein is encoded by the coding sequence ATGAGAGAACGGCTGAGGCGCCATCGCCACGGGGAAGAGCTGAACATCACGCCCTTCCTCAACCTGATGGTGATCCTGATTCCCTTTTTGCTGATCACGGCCGCGTTTTCCAGGTTCTCCATTATCGAGCTCTACCTGCCCCCTGCCAGTGAGGGCACCCTGAAGGCGATCAAGGAGCTGCAGCTGGAAGTCATCATCCGCAAGAACAGCCTCGAGGTTGCGGACCGGCAAGGGGGCTTGATCAGACGCATCAAGAACACCCCGGAAGGTTACGACGTGAAGGGATTGAATGAGCTGCTGGTTCAGATCAAGGTCCGTTTCCATGACAAACGCAATATCTTCATTCTCTCGGAGCCCAACACCAATTACGAAACCATGGTTCAGGTGATGGATGCGGTACGCATGACAGAGAACATGGAGGCCGGTGCCGTAGTGCAATATGAATTATTCCCGGATATCGCGTTGGGTGACGCCCCCCCGGTAGCCGAGCAGAAACAGGACGAAGGTAACGCATCATGA